The genomic window GATCTCGTCGCGCTGGTTCAGGATCGGGAAGTTGTCTATTGAAAAAGTGTCACGGCGGAAGACTCGTGGAAACGGGTTAATGCCGCGCACGGTGCTCTCGGCCACCGGCACGTCGGCCCGGCTCATCAAATCCAGAATCTTTCGAGTGGCGCTGACGGCCGGCTTGATATAAGTGTCGGCGGGCGTGATGACGATGCCCTTCACGTCCACGTGATCCATTGCCATCAGCAACATCACCGACAGATAATCGTCCACGCCGCCGTCGTGGCTCATCAGCACCAGTGGTCTACCCATTTCACTCTCCAGGTCCAAAAAATTCGCCTACTTCTTCCGCCCGACGACCACGCCCTTGTGCTTCTCCCAGTCCTCGTCGCTCTCCAGCGTCACCACCCGGAAGATTTCGGCGTAGTGCATCTCGTGGCCTTTAGCTCGCTCGGCGGCCCATTCTTTGATGCGCGGCTCGGGGTCCCAGTCGTTCATCTGGCTCTTGTGGGCGCGCAGGGCGGCGATCTTCACGTCAATCGTCTCGTCAATCGAAATCCAGTGGTCGCCGTCGCGCCAGTTGAGGCTGAACACTTTGCGCGGCTTGTGGGCCGTCAGCCCTTCGGCTTCCAATTCCTGGAAGAGGTTGGGCTGGCCGGAGGCCGGGAAGACGGCGTCAATGGCGGCCAGGCCGGCGGCCCGGTGATCGGGGTGGTTGATGTAACCGTCGCCGGCCCACACCAGAGTCGGGTCCATCACAAACACCACTTCGGGCTTGAAGCGCCGTATCTCGCGCACCAGTTTCTTGCGTAGTTCCATCGTCGCCTGCAACATGCCGTCCGGCTCGCGCAGGAAGACCACTTCTTTCACGCCGAGAATCTCGGCGGCGGCTCTTTGCTCGGCTTC from Chloroflexota bacterium includes these protein-coding regions:
- a CDS encoding PIG-L family deacetylase: MVIVAHPDDAEFGCAGTIARWAKAGCHACYVLCTSGDVGIATEGMTKQQAVDIREAEQRAAAEILGVKEVVFLREPDGMLQATMELRKKLVREIRRFKPEVVFVMDPTLVWAGDGYINHPDHRAAGLAAIDAVFPASGQPNLFQELEAEGLTAHKPRKVFSLNWRDGDHWISIDETIDVKIAALRAHKSQMNDWDPEPRIKEWAAERAKGHEMHYAEIFRVVTLESDEDWEKHKGVVVGRKK